A single window of Ferviditalea candida DNA harbors:
- the spo0A gene encoding sporulation transcription factor Spo0A translates to MQKIGVLLADDNREFTNLLSEYLSDQEDFEIIGVAYNGNEVLRYIKEESKVPDVLILDIIMPHLDGLGVLERLRDMNLPTQPKIIMLTAFGQENITQKAVQLGASYYILKPFDMEVLANRIRQLAGNAPTASGSSVLRSNVLPMAKGKSLDANITSIIHEIGVPAHIKGYQYLREAITMVYNNIEILGAITKTLYPAIAEKYKTTPSRVERAIRHAIEVAWTRGNIDSISHLFGYTVNISKSKPTNSEFIAMVADKLRIENRVSVG, encoded by the coding sequence TTGCAGAAGATTGGTGTTCTCTTGGCGGATGATAATCGCGAATTTACAAATTTATTGTCCGAATACTTATCCGATCAGGAAGATTTTGAAATTATCGGGGTTGCCTACAACGGAAATGAGGTCCTTCGCTATATCAAGGAGGAGAGCAAGGTTCCGGATGTTCTGATCCTCGATATCATCATGCCTCATTTGGACGGTCTCGGCGTACTCGAGCGGCTGCGGGACATGAATTTGCCGACACAACCCAAGATCATTATGCTGACCGCGTTCGGCCAGGAAAATATTACGCAAAAAGCGGTACAGCTCGGAGCTTCCTATTACATATTGAAACCGTTTGATATGGAGGTGCTCGCCAATCGGATTCGTCAGTTGGCCGGCAATGCGCCGACAGCGTCCGGAAGCTCGGTTCTCCGGTCCAATGTGCTTCCGATGGCCAAAGGCAAAAGCCTGGACGCCAATATTACGAGCATCATACATGAAATCGGCGTGCCCGCGCATATTAAAGGATATCAGTATTTGCGCGAAGCGATCACGATGGTATACAACAATATCGAGATCCTGGGAGCGATCACCAAGACGTTGTATCCGGCGATTGCCGAAAAATACAAAACGACGCCCTCCCGCGTCGAACGGGCCATACGCCATGCGATTGAAGTCGCTTGGACGCGCGGCAACATCGACAGCATCTCGCACCTGTTCGGCTACACCGTCAACATCAGCAAATCCAAGCCCACGAATAGCGAATTCATCGCGATGGTGGCGGATAAGCTCAGAATCGAGAACCGGGTGTCGGTGGGCTGA
- a CDS encoding DUF1657 domain-containing protein gives MTVGTKMQQTIASAESVMANLKSFALETQDQAAKTLFQNLAQSQQTIVENLNARLQYIQQQEPQYKNQ, from the coding sequence TTGACAGTTGGAACGAAAATGCAGCAGACGATTGCTAGTGCGGAATCTGTAATGGCCAATTTAAAATCATTTGCCTTGGAAACTCAAGATCAAGCGGCCAAAACTCTATTTCAAAATCTCGCCCAATCCCAGCAAACGATCGTTGAAAATCTCAATGCCAGATTGCAATATATCCAGCAGCAAGAGCCTCAATATAAAAACCAATAA
- a CDS encoding DUF421 domain-containing protein, translating to MHFLFQYIWTPIAVFLVGFILLRLMGKTAVATMTSFDLLVVLVLGTAITEPIVTKRLGIASYYSVAIAMIYLAFSRLSIANRFKKILRSSPTVLIRNGDIDEQGLRKSRITVNELLGELRVNGYPNVQDVEMATMEETGKISVILKSDVRPLQPKDLSMAASPTFIPIPLIIDGEIIEQNLQYLNKDKKWLYQQLLAYSIDEGNLKKVTLAAFNQKGFIDVDTNDPTDRNQGPHNYRPNSQN from the coding sequence ATGCATTTTTTATTTCAATATATCTGGACCCCGATTGCCGTCTTTTTGGTCGGATTCATCCTTTTAAGGCTTATGGGCAAAACAGCCGTAGCAACAATGACCAGTTTTGATTTGCTTGTTGTTTTGGTGCTTGGGACAGCCATTACAGAGCCGATCGTGACCAAAAGGCTTGGAATCGCATCTTATTACTCTGTGGCTATCGCAATGATCTACCTCGCCTTCTCGCGTCTTTCCATCGCCAATCGTTTTAAGAAAATTTTACGATCAAGCCCCACTGTGCTGATCCGGAATGGAGATATCGATGAGCAAGGCCTTCGAAAATCAAGGATAACCGTCAATGAATTGCTTGGGGAACTCAGGGTAAACGGCTATCCAAATGTGCAAGATGTGGAAATGGCAACGATGGAGGAAACCGGCAAAATCAGCGTCATTCTCAAATCGGATGTTCGTCCGCTGCAACCGAAGGATTTATCGATGGCCGCCAGCCCAACCTTTATCCCGATTCCCTTAATCATCGATGGAGAAATCATTGAGCAAAATCTCCAATACTTGAACAAAGATAAGAAATGGCTGTATCAACAATTGCTGGCTTATAGCATCGACGAAGGAAATTTGAAAAAAGTCACTTTGGCCGCTTTCAATCAAAAAGGATTCATTGACGTGGACACAAACGACCCAACGGACCGCAATCAGGGACCGCATAATTATAGGCCCAACAGTCAGAACTGA
- a CDS encoding DUF190 domain-containing protein, producing the protein MNQLLQIVVGELESGKSEWKTLYAEVVQVLWKHGFSGATVFRSDEGIGEKDDIRAFILEDVQFNNLPIVIETVERADRIHSVLPELRSIIPHGEMAIMNAYSLMEEELPVKHNEALMLKIYIKEKSSWFSRALYEEILDMFQKRDLIWTTVTKGIEGFGRDHVIHKQSLFSFSSQVPIVIESVGKAEVIQEIIPELRERVKEGMVIAVSVQVVIDR; encoded by the coding sequence TTGAATCAACTGCTGCAAATTGTCGTTGGTGAATTGGAAAGCGGAAAAAGCGAATGGAAGACGCTGTATGCGGAAGTCGTTCAAGTGCTCTGGAAGCACGGTTTTTCCGGAGCTACTGTCTTTCGATCGGATGAAGGAATCGGAGAGAAGGACGATATACGCGCTTTTATTTTGGAGGATGTTCAATTCAACAATTTGCCCATCGTCATTGAAACGGTGGAACGGGCCGATCGAATCCATTCGGTGTTGCCGGAACTTCGTTCCATCATTCCGCATGGCGAAATGGCGATCATGAACGCGTATTCATTAATGGAGGAGGAATTGCCTGTGAAACATAACGAGGCGCTGATGCTGAAAATTTACATTAAAGAGAAGTCTTCGTGGTTCAGTCGTGCTCTATATGAGGAAATTCTGGATATGTTTCAAAAACGCGATCTGATTTGGACCACGGTTACAAAAGGAATCGAAGGTTTTGGAAGGGACCACGTCATCCATAAACAAAGCCTGTTCTCTTTTTCCTCGCAAGTGCCGATTGTGATCGAGTCAGTGGGAAAGGCCGAAGTCATTCAGGAGATAATCCCGGAATTGCGCGAACGGGTGAAGGAGGGCATGGTGATTGCTGTGTCTGTTCAAGTCGTGATTGATCGCTGA
- the crcB gene encoding fluoride efflux transporter CrcB, with translation MLFIAVGVAGMIGAVLRYFLGIAVHGWWMHSFPLGTLLINYIGSFVLGWFTTWVNRAERVPAWFRVGFGTGLIGSFTTFSTFSIETVTLIHQQLWVDTLLYMTLSLFGGLLMAWSGFQAANLQMYKRIRRFSS, from the coding sequence ATGCTTTTTATCGCTGTAGGAGTGGCAGGCATGATTGGGGCCGTGCTGAGGTACTTTCTTGGCATAGCCGTTCACGGATGGTGGATGCATTCATTCCCGCTTGGAACTTTACTTATCAATTATATCGGCAGTTTTGTGCTGGGATGGTTTACGACATGGGTAAACCGTGCCGAACGAGTGCCAGCCTGGTTTCGGGTCGGTTTCGGTACCGGCCTGATCGGTTCCTTTACGACATTCTCCACATTCAGCATAGAGACTGTAACCCTAATCCATCAGCAGTTATGGGTTGATACGCTGCTATACATGACGCTGAGCCTGTTTGGCGGATTACTGATGGCTTGGAGCGGGTTTCAGGCAGCCAATCTTCAAATGTATAAAAGGATAAGGAGATTTTCTTCGTGA
- the crcB gene encoding fluoride efflux transporter CrcB, with translation MIDSIFVAVGGFFGAMSRYGISLWASRRPSSFLPVGTLIVNLVGSFLLGILAGSHVGGAVSMLLGTGYMGAFTTFSTFKLESIQLGRKREWKVLIIYLLVSYIAGIMLASFGYWIGHMIQG, from the coding sequence GTGATCGACAGTATTTTTGTGGCCGTTGGCGGTTTTTTCGGAGCGATGTCCCGATATGGAATCAGTTTATGGGCCAGTCGCCGTCCTTCCTCGTTTCTTCCCGTTGGAACACTGATCGTCAATCTTGTCGGGTCATTTTTATTGGGCATCCTTGCGGGATCACATGTAGGGGGAGCGGTTTCTATGCTTTTGGGAACGGGGTATATGGGAGCTTTTACGACCTTTTCCACCTTTAAATTGGAAAGCATTCAGCTCGGCAGAAAAAGGGAATGGAAGGTGTTGATCATCTATTTGCTGGTCAGTTACATAGCAGGAATTATGTTGGCTTCTTTCGGTTACTGGATTGGACATATGATACAGGGGTGA
- a CDS encoding DUF190 domain-containing protein, whose protein sequence is MLHLLQVIVGESQTNRKNKQVQHRNISKILMEQGFTNTTMMRSELGIGEQNDFRCQISETVQFDNLPIIIETTGSGFRIQKVIPRISEQMESGNLFTVPVYNLFKDSLPVKNTDFLLLKIFLFEKKHWFKPSLHYKVVRILGDHRLIWTNAVRGLKGPAKKKRRFFSFDPTPIIIESVVPAKMINELIPKLKAIIQDEVVIAIPVHVFFRQ, encoded by the coding sequence ATGTTGCACTTGCTTCAAGTTATTGTTGGCGAATCTCAAACAAACCGTAAAAATAAACAGGTACAGCACCGAAACATTTCAAAAATACTTATGGAACAAGGATTCACGAATACGACAATGATGCGTTCTGAACTGGGAATTGGTGAACAGAACGATTTCCGATGCCAGATTTCTGAAACGGTACAATTTGACAATCTCCCCATAATTATCGAAACCACCGGCAGCGGGTTTCGCATTCAAAAAGTAATCCCTCGAATCAGCGAACAAATGGAAAGCGGGAATCTTTTCACTGTACCTGTTTACAATCTGTTCAAGGATTCATTGCCTGTAAAAAACACGGATTTCCTTTTGCTTAAAATCTTTTTATTTGAAAAAAAACATTGGTTCAAGCCTTCCTTGCATTACAAAGTTGTCAGGATCTTAGGCGATCACCGCTTAATTTGGACAAATGCCGTGCGGGGATTAAAAGGGCCTGCGAAGAAAAAAAGACGATTCTTTTCCTTTGATCCAACTCCAATCATCATTGAGTCTGTAGTCCCGGCTAAAATGATTAACGAACTTATTCCAAAATTGAAGGCGATCATTCAGGATGAAGTTGTGATCGCAATCCCCGTTCATGTCTTTTTTCGGCAGTAG
- the spoIVB gene encoding SpoIVB peptidase: MRANRRKKSIGLILVFFVCILCFSPPFQYFASFPEELRLFSGQVKKLNLDMPVNAMVTVQNPGIVQVNGRSGHSLQVDLKQPIALQSMHTGQTYMQLKLFGKIPLKTVKVDVVPDLKVIPGGQTIGVKIKSAGILVVGHHMVSVADKKISPGEQADIRLGDLITEMNGERLNDVAKVSAIVNEAGKNNKLLKLKVIRNGQKYVKEIIPAFDVNDRVYRMGLYIRDSAAGVGTLTFYSPDYGVYGALGHVITDMDTQTPIVLGSGEIMNSSVTSISKSHNGEPGEKRAHFFKENKLLGNIEKNSDFGIFGKIYESPGNSTWNQPIPVAFAEEVKEGPAQILTVIDGQKVEKFDIEVVHVAAQRHPATKGMVIRITDPRLLQKTGGIVQGMSGSPIIQNGKLIGAVTHVFVNDTTSGYGCFIEWMLKDAGILLRPEEIPQFQAS, from the coding sequence TTGCGGGCCAATCGCAGAAAGAAATCGATAGGACTTATTCTCGTTTTCTTCGTTTGTATCTTATGTTTTTCTCCCCCTTTTCAATATTTTGCATCGTTCCCGGAGGAGCTTCGTTTATTTTCCGGCCAGGTCAAAAAGCTGAATCTGGACATGCCGGTCAATGCGATGGTTACCGTGCAGAACCCGGGCATTGTGCAAGTGAACGGACGATCTGGACATTCGCTTCAGGTTGATCTCAAGCAGCCGATTGCTCTGCAATCGATGCATACGGGCCAAACTTACATGCAGTTGAAGCTGTTCGGCAAAATTCCCTTGAAAACCGTGAAGGTCGATGTAGTTCCCGATTTGAAGGTCATCCCTGGCGGACAAACAATCGGGGTCAAAATCAAATCGGCCGGCATTCTGGTAGTCGGACACCATATGGTGTCGGTTGCCGACAAAAAAATATCGCCCGGCGAACAAGCGGATATCCGTTTAGGCGATCTGATTACAGAAATGAACGGTGAACGTCTCAACGATGTGGCAAAGGTTTCGGCCATTGTCAATGAAGCCGGCAAAAACAACAAACTTCTCAAGCTGAAAGTAATCCGGAACGGTCAAAAATATGTAAAAGAAATTATTCCGGCGTTTGATGTGAATGACAGGGTTTATCGAATGGGATTGTATATTCGAGATTCTGCGGCGGGAGTAGGCACACTGACGTTTTACTCGCCGGATTACGGCGTTTACGGCGCACTGGGACACGTGATTACGGATATGGATACCCAAACCCCGATTGTTCTGGGCAGCGGGGAAATCATGAATTCGAGCGTCACGTCTATTTCCAAGAGCCATAACGGAGAGCCCGGCGAGAAACGAGCCCATTTTTTCAAGGAAAACAAACTGCTCGGCAATATCGAGAAAAATTCGGATTTCGGCATATTCGGTAAAATCTATGAATCCCCCGGGAATTCAACCTGGAATCAACCCATTCCGGTTGCCTTTGCCGAAGAGGTCAAAGAAGGTCCTGCACAAATATTGACTGTAATTGATGGTCAAAAGGTGGAAAAATTCGATATCGAAGTCGTGCATGTTGCAGCTCAGCGGCATCCCGCCACCAAAGGAATGGTCATTCGCATCACGGATCCCAGATTGCTGCAAAAAACCGGAGGAATCGTTCAAGGAATGAGCGGCAGTCCGATCATTCAAAACGGCAAATTGATCGGCGCCGTAACCCACGTGTTCGTCAACGATACGACATCCGGCTACGGATGCTTTATTGAATGGATGCTTAAGGATGCAGGCATCCTGTTGAGACCCGAGGAGATTCCGCAATTTCAGGCAAGCTGA
- the ahrC gene encoding transcriptional regulator AhrC/ArgR, which produces MKGKRHIKIREIIKNNEIETQDELVDELRSAGFNVTQATVSRDIKELHLIKVPLDDGRYKYSLPNDHKFNPLNKLKRALVDNFVQIDFSGNLIVMKCLPGTANAIGSLLDNLGWTEIMGTIAGDDTILMICRTEAQSRQVIEQIRSLLV; this is translated from the coding sequence ATGAAGGGAAAAAGGCACATCAAAATTCGCGAAATCATCAAGAACAACGAAATCGAGACGCAGGACGAATTGGTTGACGAGCTGCGCAGTGCCGGCTTTAACGTCACTCAGGCCACGGTATCCAGGGATATCAAGGAGCTGCATTTGATCAAGGTTCCGCTTGATGACGGACGCTACAAATATTCGCTGCCGAACGACCATAAATTCAATCCGTTGAATAAATTGAAACGGGCGCTGGTTGATAATTTCGTGCAAATTGATTTTTCGGGAAATTTAATCGTCATGAAATGCTTGCCGGGAACGGCGAATGCAATCGGAAGCTTGCTGGATAATCTTGGATGGACGGAAATTATGGGGACGATTGCCGGCGACGATACGATTCTCATGATTTGCAGAACGGAAGCGCAGAGCCGGCAGGTTATCGAGCAAATTCGTTCATTATTGGTCTAA
- a CDS encoding ABC transporter permease, whose translation MIGVATHNASKRGKWLPYAWVRVLIAILATEMITQGLLLGLRIVAPTPQYIIPISGIVGNAMVVSGLLLNRLQSETSAHRQEI comes from the coding sequence ATGATCGGGGTAGCTACGCATAATGCAAGCAAACGTGGAAAATGGCTGCCCTATGCTTGGGTTCGAGTGTTAATCGCAATCTTGGCAACTGAAATGATCACACAAGGGTTGTTGCTTGGGTTGCGAATTGTGGCTCCCACTCCACAATACATTATTCCAATAAGTGGAATTGTCGGGAATGCGATGGTTGTGTCGGGGTTGCTGCTTAATCGCTTGCAATCGGAAACTTCGGCACATAGACAGGAAATCTGA
- the recN gene encoding DNA repair protein RecN has translation MLVELSIRNLAVIEHVQLTFANGFHVLTGETGAGKSIIIDALSLVAGSRGSSDLVRYGCEKAEIEAMFQLEDKHPVWEAMEQLGIDADRDEPIVIRREINSQGKSSSRINGQLVNLTMLREAGEWLVNIHGQHEHQSLLKVEQHIEWLDLFGGEHLNQALADYREVFERYDETLKERNRLLENSQQTLRMIDLYRFQADEIAAAELKIDEEELLTEEKRKLANAEKLFEAVSKAYESLFGNGMGLDLIGKAMNRMEEAAKYDRRLQPMLEQIQSAFYQLEDAAFQLRDRQDEVEFNPERLEQIERRLDTVSSLKRKYGSTIKDILEHFAHIQKELDLTEHKDERLKHLEDALQRDFRILIDRASTLSALRKEAAENLSLQIERELCDLQMERTRFQAHIERREISGGWEVDGVSVKFTEHGWDHVEFLISANPGEPLRPLHKIASGGELSRIMLAMKTIFAGLDQIPVLIFDEVDTGVSGRAAQAIAEKLSNLSGSCQVFSITHLPQVACMADAHYLIQKKTDGERTYTRVKNLDRQERVRELARMLGGVEITETTLEHAKEMLEMANQKKSD, from the coding sequence ATGCTCGTGGAATTGTCAATCCGCAATCTGGCGGTTATCGAACACGTTCAGCTTACGTTTGCCAACGGCTTTCATGTGCTTACCGGAGAAACGGGGGCGGGAAAATCGATCATCATCGATGCCCTCAGCCTTGTGGCGGGAAGCAGAGGATCTTCCGATTTGGTTCGCTACGGTTGCGAAAAAGCGGAAATTGAAGCCATGTTCCAATTGGAGGACAAGCATCCCGTTTGGGAGGCGATGGAACAATTGGGCATTGATGCCGACCGTGATGAACCGATCGTTATTCGCAGGGAGATCAATTCGCAAGGCAAAAGCAGCTCCCGAATCAACGGCCAGCTTGTCAATTTGACCATGCTGAGGGAAGCGGGAGAATGGTTGGTCAATATTCACGGACAGCATGAGCATCAGTCTTTGTTGAAGGTTGAGCAGCATATTGAATGGCTGGATCTGTTCGGCGGGGAACATCTCAATCAAGCGCTGGCCGATTACAGGGAAGTATTTGAACGGTATGACGAGACACTCAAGGAACGTAACCGGTTGCTTGAGAATTCTCAACAGACGCTGCGGATGATCGATCTATACCGTTTTCAGGCGGATGAAATAGCGGCAGCGGAATTGAAAATTGATGAAGAAGAATTATTAACTGAGGAAAAGCGCAAGCTAGCAAATGCCGAGAAATTATTTGAAGCGGTGTCAAAAGCGTATGAATCCTTGTTCGGAAACGGAATGGGCTTGGATTTGATCGGAAAAGCAATGAACCGGATGGAGGAAGCCGCGAAATATGACAGACGGCTTCAGCCGATGCTGGAGCAGATCCAGTCGGCTTTTTATCAACTGGAGGATGCGGCTTTCCAACTGCGCGACCGGCAGGATGAAGTTGAGTTCAATCCTGAGCGGCTGGAGCAAATCGAGCGAAGGCTTGACACCGTTTCTTCATTAAAAAGAAAATACGGCAGTACGATCAAAGATATTTTGGAGCATTTCGCGCACATTCAAAAGGAACTGGATTTAACCGAACATAAGGACGAACGATTGAAGCATTTGGAGGATGCGCTCCAAAGGGATTTCCGGATTTTGATTGATCGCGCCTCAACGCTCTCCGCCTTAAGAAAAGAAGCGGCGGAAAATCTTTCGTTACAAATCGAACGGGAATTGTGCGATCTGCAAATGGAGCGGACCCGCTTTCAAGCTCACATTGAGCGGAGGGAAATTTCCGGAGGCTGGGAAGTCGACGGCGTATCCGTAAAATTCACCGAGCATGGTTGGGATCATGTGGAATTTCTGATTTCGGCCAATCCTGGAGAACCGTTGCGTCCGCTGCACAAAATTGCTTCCGGAGGGGAGCTTTCGCGCATCATGCTTGCCATGAAAACGATTTTTGCAGGCTTGGACCAAATTCCCGTGCTGATTTTTGATGAAGTGGATACAGGAGTCAGCGGCAGAGCGGCTCAGGCGATTGCCGAGAAATTATCGAATTTGTCCGGGAGCTGCCAAGTGTTCTCCATTACACATTTGCCTCAGGTTGCCTGCATGGCCGACGCCCATTACCTCATTCAAAAAAAAACCGACGGTGAACGTACCTATACCCGGGTCAAGAACCTTGACCGGCAGGAAAGGGTCAGGGAGCTGGCGAGAATGCTCGGCGGAGTGGAAATCACCGAAACAACCCTGGAGCATGCGAAAGAAATGCTGGAAATGGCAAACCAAAAAAAGTCGGATTAA
- a CDS encoding ABC transporter permease, producing MFHYVKQSVRASMIPTIDNTKTMGLVQLPGMMTGLIIAGTDPIQAVRYQLLIVFSFLASAVMTSIVLGFISYPGLFNEYQQFVLAESPKKQ from the coding sequence GTGTTTCACTACGTCAAACAATCGGTACGCGCCAGCATGATTCCTACCATTGACAACACAAAAACTATGGGTTTGGTGCAATTGCCGGGTATGATGACCGGACTGATTATTGCGGGAACAGATCCGATTCAGGCTGTGAGATATCAATTGTTGATTGTCTTCTCTTTTCTTGCATCTGCAGTCATGACAAGCATTGTATTGGGATTTATCAGTTATCCCGGTTTGTTTAATGAATATCAACAATTTGTCTTGGCGGAATCTCCAAAGAAGCAATAG
- a CDS encoding ATP-binding cassette domain-containing protein yields MNTVTSLKSSIQFTDVTKKFRNGSNFTTVLRNISGEVPTGTILTLVGPSGAGKSTLLSLCNLLISLDSGEVFVKTSCISFK; encoded by the coding sequence ATGAATACAGTTACTTCTTTGAAATCGTCGATTCAATTTACGGATGTCACGAAGAAATTTCGGAACGGTTCAAATTTCACAACAGTACTGCGGAATATTTCCGGAGAAGTTCCAACAGGCACAATTCTCACGCTTGTCGGCCCTTCAGGAGCCGGGAAAAGTACGCTTCTTTCCTTATGCAACCTGCTCATTAGCCTCGATTCGGGAGAGGTTTTTGTCAAAACAAGCTGTATTTCATTTAAATGA
- a CDS encoding TlyA family RNA methyltransferase has protein sequence MSDSKERVDILLVERGYFDSREKAKAAVMAGLVFVEQERIEKAGSRISRSLPLTVKGAPHPYVGRGGLKLEKALTTFHIDMTDKVMLDIGASTGGFTDCALQNGASFVYAIDVGYNQLDWSLRNHPRVRVMERTNFRYVQKEDLQGPVPDLASIDVSFISLKLILPVVKAIFGNAGATIALIKPQFEAGREKVGKSGVVRSPDVHREVLNDILTFASEQQFALRGLTYSPITGGEGNIEFLAYWTLDSDCSAQSRDQLIQSVVDEAHGHFKE, from the coding sequence ATGTCGGACAGTAAAGAAAGAGTAGATATCCTGCTGGTAGAGCGCGGATATTTCGACAGCCGGGAGAAAGCCAAGGCCGCTGTAATGGCCGGGCTTGTTTTTGTGGAGCAGGAACGGATTGAAAAAGCGGGCAGCCGAATTTCCCGTTCTCTGCCGCTCACGGTCAAAGGGGCACCCCATCCCTATGTCGGCCGGGGAGGACTCAAACTGGAAAAAGCGCTGACAACCTTCCATATTGATATGACGGACAAGGTCATGCTGGATATCGGCGCTTCCACAGGCGGTTTTACGGACTGCGCCCTGCAGAACGGGGCATCATTTGTCTATGCCATTGATGTGGGATACAATCAACTGGACTGGTCCTTGCGTAATCATCCGCGTGTCCGCGTGATGGAGCGCACCAACTTTCGTTATGTGCAAAAGGAAGATTTGCAGGGTCCCGTTCCGGATCTGGCCTCAATCGACGTATCGTTCATTTCCCTCAAGCTGATTTTGCCCGTTGTGAAAGCCATTTTCGGAAATGCCGGGGCGACAATCGCCTTGATCAAGCCGCAGTTTGAGGCAGGGCGTGAAAAGGTGGGAAAATCGGGTGTGGTCCGAAGTCCGGATGTGCACAGGGAAGTGCTGAACGATATCCTCACGTTTGCGTCGGAGCAGCAGTTTGCTCTGCGCGGACTGACCTATTCGCCGATTACCGGAGGAGAGGGCAATATTGAATTTTTGGCTTATTGGACGCTCGATTCCGATTGCTCCGCACAATCGCGGGATCAACTGATTCAATCGGTGGTTGATGAAGCCCATGGACATTTTAAAGAATAA